The Kangiella marina genome window below encodes:
- the grpE gene encoding nucleotide exchange factor GrpE, with protein sequence MSEKDKQNQDVENNSVENHDELSEADKKAAEEQVQKVVDEALEEAVESAEEDNLANLSDDERKIVELENALEEAEAKAAENMDLALRTKAEAENIRRRSENEVTNARKYAIEKFAEELLAVVDSLEQGLQAQAEHEESKAMKEGMELTLKMALSTLQKFGVEQLNPVEEVFDPQLHEAMTMVPSPDHEKNTIIDVFQKGYSLNGRVIRPARVVVAQ encoded by the coding sequence ATGTCTGAGAAAGACAAGCAAAATCAAGACGTTGAAAATAATAGCGTAGAAAATCACGACGAGCTAAGCGAAGCGGATAAAAAAGCTGCTGAAGAGCAGGTGCAGAAAGTCGTGGATGAAGCTTTAGAAGAGGCGGTTGAGTCTGCGGAAGAAGACAACTTAGCTAACTTAAGTGATGATGAGCGCAAAATTGTGGAATTAGAGAACGCGCTTGAAGAAGCTGAAGCGAAAGCGGCAGAAAATATGGATTTGGCGCTTCGAACGAAAGCGGAGGCTGAAAATATTCGTCGCCGTTCAGAGAACGAAGTGACCAATGCACGCAAATATGCCATTGAAAAATTTGCGGAAGAATTGTTAGCGGTAGTTGATAGTCTTGAGCAAGGACTGCAAGCACAAGCTGAGCACGAAGAGTCTAAAGCAATGAAGGAAGGCATGGAGTTAACGCTAAAAATGGCATTATCGACTTTGCAAAAGTTTGGCGTAGAACAGTTAAATCCTGTTGAAGAAGTGTTCGATCCTCAGTTGCACGAAGCCATGACGATGGTGCCAAGCCCAGATCATGAGAAGAATACGATTATTGATGTGTTCCAAAAAGGCTATTCATTGAATGGACGCGTGATTCGTCCGGCTAGAGTGGTCGTCGCACAATAA
- the hrcA gene encoding heat-inducible transcriptional repressor HrcA — MSKFDQRAQILMKTLVETYISSGQPVGSKTLLENSQLSVSTATVRNVMQDLESMGLLTAPYTSAGRIPTSQGVRLFVDQLLTVSDVEDIYLKQLQKHLGKVSETGEMLSSVSNMLSQVTQMAGLIRVPRRDVTRVKQVEFVSLSQNKVLVVLVLSDGEVQNRVIQLDNPVSRDELQQASNYVNHHFAGKELDTVRRELLNELKDDRAKMDQMMSSMMEVAEKGFSGGEDDEVQVTGKSQLLNWANSGDISDLQSVFNAFAEKTQMLTLLDKCLSADGVQLFIGEESGYDVLSQCSVVGAPYSIDGEAVGVLAVVGPTRMDYNRVIPMVDITAKLISAALNNDDETSY; from the coding sequence ATGAGCAAATTTGACCAGCGCGCACAGATATTAATGAAAACACTGGTGGAAACCTATATTTCCAGTGGTCAGCCTGTGGGGTCAAAAACCTTGCTCGAAAATTCGCAACTAAGCGTCAGTACTGCGACCGTGCGTAACGTGATGCAAGATCTTGAAAGTATGGGCTTACTAACCGCGCCATACACGTCAGCTGGTCGAATCCCAACCTCTCAAGGCGTCCGTTTGTTCGTTGATCAGCTACTCACGGTATCGGATGTTGAAGATATTTACCTCAAGCAATTACAAAAGCATTTAGGCAAAGTTTCGGAAACTGGCGAAATGCTGTCGAGTGTTTCTAATATGCTGTCCCAGGTGACGCAGATGGCGGGGCTGATCCGAGTACCGCGCCGTGATGTGACGCGGGTGAAGCAGGTTGAGTTTGTATCTTTGTCACAGAATAAAGTGTTGGTGGTGTTGGTTCTAAGTGACGGCGAAGTGCAAAACCGTGTGATTCAATTGGATAACCCAGTGTCTCGTGACGAACTTCAGCAGGCGTCGAACTATGTGAATCATCACTTTGCAGGAAAAGAGCTCGACACGGTGCGCCGTGAGTTGTTGAACGAATTAAAAGATGATCGAGCAAAGATGGATCAAATGATGTCATCGATGATGGAAGTCGCTGAAAAAGGCTTTAGCGGTGGCGAAGACGATGAAGTTCAAGTCACCGGTAAATCACAGCTTCTGAACTGGGCAAATTCGGGCGATATTTCGGACTTACAATCCGTATTTAACGCGTTCGCCGAAAAAACACAGATGCTAACCTTGCTGGATAAATGTTTAAGCGCGGATGGCGTGCAACTCTTTATTGGTGAAGAGTCCGGCTATGATGTGTTATCACAATGTAGCGTCGTTGGTGCCCCCTACAGTATTGATGGTGAAGCGGTTGGTGTACTGGCAGTCGTCGGGCCGACCCGTATGGATTACAACCGAGTGATTCCGATGGTCGATATCACTGCAAAATTGATATCTGCAGCCTTGAATAATGACGATGAAACCTCATATTGA
- the nadK gene encoding NAD(+) kinase yields the protein MAPALSFKTIGIMGKPKHKEVGETIMSLYQHLLDNDYHVLVEDSVAVGIEVAQAHQAEWQTIGEQANLVIVVGGDGSMLYSARLMASYNIPLLGVNRGYLGFLTDIQPQQVTEKVTEVLNGEYTQERRFLLEADIAGDTNKERYSDALNDIVLYPGEISRMIEFEVYINDSFVYSLRGDGLIISTPTGSTAYSLSAGGPIMSPSINAISLVPMFPHTLSSRPISIDADSKVDIVFSQANENEARLSCDGQVRFPVAPGEKICIRKRKEDLWLLHPKDYDYFRLLRTKLGWGSKL from the coding sequence GTGGCTCCTGCTTTGAGTTTTAAAACCATTGGCATCATGGGCAAACCGAAACATAAAGAAGTCGGTGAAACCATCATGTCGTTATACCAGCATTTACTCGACAATGACTATCACGTTTTGGTCGAGGACTCTGTTGCGGTAGGAATTGAGGTTGCTCAAGCGCACCAAGCCGAGTGGCAGACTATTGGCGAACAAGCCAACTTAGTGATTGTTGTCGGTGGTGATGGCTCGATGCTTTACTCTGCCCGTTTGATGGCCAGTTACAATATTCCTTTGCTCGGCGTCAACCGTGGTTATTTAGGTTTTTTAACGGATATCCAGCCACAACAAGTCACCGAAAAAGTCACTGAAGTGTTGAATGGCGAATATACCCAAGAACGTCGCTTCTTACTCGAAGCCGATATCGCAGGCGATACCAATAAAGAACGCTACAGCGATGCCTTGAACGATATCGTGCTTTATCCAGGTGAAATTTCGCGCATGATTGAATTCGAAGTCTATATTAACGACTCTTTCGTCTACAGCTTGCGCGGTGATGGTCTGATTATTTCGACGCCAACAGGCTCAACCGCTTATTCTTTATCAGCTGGTGGCCCGATTATGTCGCCGTCGATCAATGCTATTTCGCTGGTTCCGATGTTCCCACACACGCTCTCAAGCCGCCCAATTTCAATTGACGCAGACAGCAAAGTTGATATCGTATTCAGCCAGGCGAACGAGAACGAAGCACGGTTAAGTTGTGATGGGCAAGTACGTTTCCCCGTTGCACCGGGTGAAAAAATCTGCATCCGCAAACGCAAAGAAGACTTGTGGCTATTGCACCCGAAAGATTATGACTATTTCCGCCTGCTTCGCACTAAGCTCGGCTGGGGCTCAAAATTATAA